A section of the Paenibacillus odorifer genome encodes:
- a CDS encoding bacterial Ig-like domain-containing protein translates to MRKQQRLLAMLVTFLLLCSSFPLSMFAEEAPDPYEGMINIQSEWQGSVFGDVGGQDKITAANFGITENTDGSATLRSSNDRGKVSGSTEGIAYYFKEVDPSVNFELKATAHVDAWTANNQVSFGIMLRGNVWDNQFGAYSGDYVAVGALDQEMKALHKLQNTSLQKLGYVFDNANRPAQGENYELSIKKTGNLYIVRIGNEIKMIESFDGSIQYAGLYTARNTTVTFRNIQFSQEGQIELGPWGFSAFGGNTSPTKNPEPIIESPTSVTMTTYGGKISSSDEGLSFYSKEIPVDANFELKATASVIAFNSNSTVSTPNQKSFGLMLRDSIGTNGDTSTTTSNYAAMGALDQVMKGFYKKDTQVKLNPFSDIQAPSAGAVYSLSIKKSGDTYRLSVGDQTEIITLDDTFTDTLFAGIYVARDATVTFSDIDIQLESKIVTSLTADTSAMTKTTYLVGESLDLTGLVVKAIFSDESEAVLSSTDYIVTGFDSSKVGENIITINYNGAFVSIPLQIVPLSMTSLSVKYYPAKTVYYPGDTFDPEGLVLVANYNDGFLTKELTSDLYSLSINGQPVSDLLPYLFTQSGSTAVSVTSTEAPAITTTFNVEVKAATLSALEIRNEPKQTLYYIGDSLKLEGLVVYAHYSDGTQIRLLNNEYKVSPLDTTTSGDKKITITHKGLTTSFQVKVNVKKLLGIEVTSYPKTTFFINDNFDSKNLLVSKVYDNSDREKLNSYTLDTSKFDNQAAGVYEIGILPTDSSIKPITYSVTVKEKMDPIWKSIQFGQSTSAANNQTIVNEDGSAQLIALEGGGKVTEDHDGITFYYTELDASEDNFVLSADVQVLAFAKNPYDGQESFGIMARDVIGTQGNSSVFASNIAALGGYSGGTKSDLGTQLFVRTGVEKTDGTGSKGIQTIMLQKERPAPANTVPAAPYHLTLAKTNSGFTGQLNNGQQAIHFTPDILSVQDSKMYVGFYAARLATINVSNIQLTVTSAATDSPKIEPPAIPVTPSLNILSLSKTSDPAYQMIVRSNVNGTVTLKQGSTIIAQDIEAIAGKRLSIPTRLLDQGDTNFSITFLPDDTQYLTSYEKIISNFTVTLKSYNEDDEIYVSPTGSSSGDGTINLPLYIDTAIDFVKPGQHIIVLEGRYVRKSPLEIKKYNDGKASAKKYIEAAPGARPIFDFDKKTEGVLLSGNYWHVKGLDFTRSAGNTKGFTVGGNYNIVENSRFYANGDTGLQISRTDGTAIELSEWPSYNLILNSTSFDNRDPSDNNADGFAAKLTAGVGNIFRGCLAHNNIDDGWDLYTKAGSGAIGSVLIEHSAAFNNGFLTDGTVGAGDKNGFKLGGEGIHVTHTIRDSIAFGNGAYGFTSNSNPGVIAINNIGFNNMRGNISFTTYDHITADFTIDGFLSYRTANIAKDQYPASLAADNNFMFDGTRSANKSGLELTDSNFVSLNPVVNYSRDADGNIIWGDFLKFIPFDGPEPSPTASPSPTASPSPTASPSPTASPSPTASPSPAASPSPTVSPSPTASPSPTAAPSSGSPGSSVGDSATTILHLDGSVRIEIPTTMNGGKTSAILTESSLQKIIALAKPNSAGHNILRIQLAEEQSSDDSSFEVTLPAAAFLVGTSTLQLEINTTLATFVLPDNLFPAKTLDNVKTVTLLLKSVDTTGSLKKRLGERLLIDYELLLDGTTVQLESLNSAIQIGLPYLEAVPPLSNTFIVVWNVNEYGVIQPVLGGNYDSDKKQAIFSTTNSSGQYAAVYNHKTFRDITDSHWAKFIVEVLTSKGVINGVTETEFRPEQTITRADFALLLVRALGLSAAEGNSFADVSPNDYFYEGLMTAQKLGVVTGQTDGLYHPHDSISRQEMFVMAARALKAAEVWKSNTTSSSALDGYTDHNQISNYAANDIAALVSAGLIKGDSQQQLTPTAHSTRAEAAMLIYRIMMQQ, encoded by the coding sequence TTGAGAAAACAACAACGTTTGTTAGCCATGCTCGTAACCTTCCTGCTTTTGTGTTCCTCTTTTCCGTTATCGATGTTTGCAGAGGAAGCACCTGATCCTTATGAAGGAATGATTAACATTCAAAGTGAATGGCAAGGCAGCGTATTTGGTGATGTTGGGGGGCAAGACAAGATTACTGCAGCCAACTTTGGCATTACGGAGAACACGGATGGATCAGCTACACTGCGAAGCTCGAACGATAGAGGCAAAGTATCGGGCAGCACGGAAGGTATCGCGTATTACTTTAAAGAGGTTGATCCAAGTGTTAATTTTGAGTTGAAGGCAACGGCTCACGTGGATGCTTGGACAGCCAATAACCAAGTTTCCTTCGGAATAATGCTGCGCGGAAATGTGTGGGATAACCAATTCGGAGCCTACTCTGGAGATTACGTCGCCGTGGGTGCTTTGGATCAAGAAATGAAAGCGCTTCACAAATTGCAAAATACAAGCCTACAGAAACTTGGGTACGTGTTTGATAACGCTAATCGCCCGGCCCAAGGAGAGAATTACGAATTAAGCATCAAAAAGACCGGAAATCTGTATATTGTCCGCATCGGTAATGAAATCAAAATGATCGAAAGCTTTGACGGCTCCATTCAATATGCGGGCCTTTACACCGCTAGAAATACTACGGTTACGTTCCGTAATATTCAATTCAGTCAAGAAGGTCAAATCGAGTTAGGACCTTGGGGCTTCAGCGCCTTCGGAGGCAACACTAGTCCAACTAAGAACCCCGAGCCTATAATTGAAAGTCCAACCTCTGTAACGATGACGACCTACGGCGGCAAAATCTCCAGCAGCGATGAGGGATTATCTTTTTATTCGAAAGAGATTCCGGTGGATGCGAACTTTGAACTGAAAGCGACCGCTTCAGTGATTGCTTTTAATAGCAATAGCACTGTCAGCACACCTAACCAGAAATCCTTCGGTCTTATGCTCCGCGACAGTATTGGGACGAACGGAGATACAAGCACAACTACTTCTAACTATGCGGCGATGGGTGCTTTGGATCAGGTAATGAAAGGTTTTTATAAAAAAGACACCCAAGTGAAGTTAAATCCTTTTAGCGATATCCAAGCCCCGTCCGCAGGAGCTGTATATTCGCTAAGTATTAAAAAATCAGGAGATACTTATCGATTAAGTGTGGGTGATCAGACCGAAATCATAACACTGGACGATACGTTCACAGATACTCTTTTTGCCGGAATCTATGTAGCTAGAGATGCAACTGTTACTTTCAGTGACATAGACATCCAGCTTGAATCCAAAATCGTAACCAGCTTAACCGCTGATACCAGCGCAATGACGAAAACCACTTATCTGGTTGGTGAATCCCTTGATTTGACTGGATTAGTCGTTAAGGCTATTTTTTCTGATGAGAGTGAGGCAGTTTTGTCTTCTACGGATTATATTGTTACAGGCTTTGATAGCAGCAAGGTTGGAGAAAATATCATAACCATTAACTACAACGGTGCTTTCGTGAGCATTCCTTTGCAAATCGTTCCATTATCTATGACCTCATTATCAGTGAAGTATTATCCAGCTAAAACCGTATATTATCCAGGGGATACGTTCGATCCAGAAGGTCTTGTTCTTGTTGCCAATTATAATGACGGCTTCTTGACCAAAGAACTGACCAGTGATCTTTATTCCCTCTCCATTAACGGACAACCGGTCAGCGATTTATTACCGTATCTATTTACGCAATCAGGCTCCACAGCGGTATCCGTTACTTCAACAGAGGCGCCGGCAATCACAACGACCTTTAATGTGGAAGTAAAAGCAGCGACGTTATCCGCTTTAGAAATTCGAAATGAACCTAAACAAACACTCTACTATATCGGTGACTCCCTCAAACTAGAAGGACTTGTAGTTTATGCTCATTACAGTGATGGTACACAGATTCGGCTGTTGAACAATGAATACAAAGTCTCTCCTCTCGACACCACGACATCTGGCGATAAAAAAATCACAATTACGCATAAAGGCTTAACAACCTCTTTTCAAGTTAAGGTCAACGTTAAAAAACTACTTGGCATCGAAGTCACCAGCTATCCTAAAACTACCTTTTTTATTAACGACAACTTTGACAGCAAAAATCTGCTCGTATCCAAAGTGTATGATAATTCAGATAGAGAGAAGCTAAACAGCTATACGCTCGACACTTCCAAGTTCGACAATCAGGCAGCTGGAGTGTATGAAATTGGTATACTCCCTACCGATTCTTCTATTAAGCCCATTACGTATTCCGTTACAGTAAAAGAAAAGATGGATCCCATTTGGAAAAGCATTCAATTCGGTCAGTCCACTTCAGCTGCTAACAATCAGACGATTGTCAACGAGGATGGATCCGCCCAGCTGATCGCTTTGGAAGGCGGCGGTAAAGTCACCGAAGATCATGACGGCATTACCTTCTATTACACCGAGCTAGATGCTTCGGAAGATAATTTCGTGCTGTCTGCGGATGTCCAAGTGTTGGCTTTTGCAAAAAATCCATATGACGGGCAAGAATCTTTTGGCATTATGGCACGTGACGTCATCGGCACACAAGGAAATTCTAGCGTCTTTGCATCCAATATAGCTGCCCTCGGTGGTTATAGCGGTGGGACGAAAAGCGATCTGGGCACACAGCTTTTTGTCCGCACTGGAGTTGAAAAAACGGATGGGACTGGCAGTAAAGGGATTCAAACCATCATGCTTCAAAAAGAACGTCCGGCACCTGCCAATACTGTTCCTGCAGCACCTTACCATTTAACGTTAGCAAAGACGAATAGTGGTTTTACAGGACAGCTCAATAATGGCCAGCAAGCTATTCATTTCACACCAGACATTCTTAGCGTACAGGATTCAAAAATGTACGTCGGATTCTATGCCGCTCGTTTAGCCACAATTAATGTAAGCAATATTCAATTAACAGTCACTTCAGCAGCTACAGATTCTCCTAAAATAGAACCACCTGCGATTCCCGTCACACCTAGCTTAAATATTCTTTCACTAAGTAAAACTTCAGATCCAGCTTACCAAATGATTGTACGCTCTAATGTCAACGGAACGGTGACGTTGAAGCAAGGTTCTACGATCATCGCTCAGGATATCGAGGCAATAGCTGGTAAACGTCTTTCTATTCCCACGAGACTTCTTGATCAAGGAGATACGAACTTTAGCATTACTTTTTTACCAGATGATACTCAGTATTTGACCTCTTATGAGAAGATTATCAGCAACTTTACCGTCACCCTAAAAAGTTATAACGAAGATGATGAGATCTACGTATCGCCCACCGGATCAAGCTCCGGAGATGGAACGATCAATCTCCCACTTTATATCGATACTGCGATTGATTTCGTTAAACCAGGTCAGCATATTATTGTGCTTGAGGGTCGTTATGTGCGGAAATCACCACTTGAGATTAAAAAGTACAATGATGGTAAAGCCTCCGCCAAAAAGTATATAGAAGCAGCACCAGGAGCAAGACCTATCTTTGATTTTGACAAAAAAACAGAAGGCGTTCTCTTGAGCGGAAACTATTGGCATGTGAAGGGACTTGATTTCACTCGCTCAGCTGGGAATACCAAGGGCTTTACAGTGGGAGGCAATTATAACATCGTTGAAAATAGCCGTTTCTATGCGAATGGTGACACTGGTCTACAAATCAGCCGAACAGATGGTACCGCGATAGAACTCAGTGAATGGCCTTCCTACAACTTAATTCTCAACAGTACCTCCTTCGACAACCGTGATCCATCCGACAATAATGCCGATGGCTTTGCGGCGAAATTGACTGCGGGTGTTGGTAATATTTTTAGAGGTTGTCTGGCGCATAATAATATCGACGATGGCTGGGACTTATATACGAAAGCAGGCTCAGGAGCGATAGGTTCAGTGCTGATTGAGCACAGCGCCGCCTTCAACAATGGGTTCTTAACAGACGGAACCGTAGGTGCCGGTGATAAAAATGGCTTCAAGCTTGGTGGCGAAGGCATTCATGTCACACATACCATTCGCGATTCAATCGCCTTTGGTAATGGCGCTTATGGTTTTACAAGCAATAGTAATCCAGGTGTGATCGCCATCAACAACATCGGATTTAACAATATGCGTGGCAATATAAGCTTCACCACTTATGATCACATTACTGCTGACTTTACGATTGACGGTTTCTTATCTTACCGAACTGCCAACATTGCAAAAGACCAATATCCAGCTTCTTTAGCTGCGGACAATAATTTCATGTTTGACGGTACGCGATCGGCGAATAAATCAGGTTTAGAACTGACCGATTCTAACTTTGTCAGCTTAAATCCTGTAGTCAATTACTCTCGGGATGCCGACGGGAATATAATCTGGGGCGATTTCTTGAAGTTCATTCCTTTTGATGGACCGGAACCAAGTCCGACGGCTTCTCCAAGTCCGACGGCTTCTCCGAGTCCGACCGCTTCTCCGAGCCCGACGGCTTCTCCGAGTCCGACGGCTTCTCCGAGCCCGGCGGCTTCTCCGAGTCCGACTGTTTCTCCGAGTCCGACGGCTTCTCCAAGTCCGACGGCTGCCCCGAGCTCAGGCAGTCCCGGATCATCGGTTGGAGATTCGGCCACTACTATACTCCATTTGGACGGTAGCGTAAGGATTGAGATACCTACTACTATGAATGGAGGAAAAACTAGTGCGATATTGACTGAATCTTCCTTACAAAAGATTATCGCTTTAGCCAAACCTAATTCTGCAGGCCATAATATCCTAAGAATTCAGCTTGCAGAGGAACAATCGTCAGATGATAGCTCATTTGAAGTCACTCTCCCTGCCGCTGCATTTCTTGTTGGAACTTCCACATTGCAGCTTGAGATCAATACAACACTAGCTACCTTTGTACTTCCGGATAATCTATTCCCGGCGAAGACACTGGACAATGTGAAGACAGTTACTTTGCTCCTCAAATCTGTCGATACAACAGGAAGTTTAAAGAAGCGATTGGGTGAACGTTTGCTTATTGATTACGAGCTACTTTTGGATGGTACAACAGTTCAATTAGAGAGCTTAAATTCAGCCATACAAATTGGGCTTCCTTATCTAGAAGCTGTACCTCCATTGAGCAACACCTTTATTGTAGTGTGGAACGTCAATGAGTACGGAGTCATCCAACCGGTATTAGGCGGGAATTATGATTCAGATAAGAAGCAAGCTATTTTCTCAACAACAAATTCATCTGGACAATACGCCGCCGTTTACAATCACAAAACGTTCAGGGATATAACAGATTCTCATTGGGCGAAGTTTATTGTAGAAGTACTAACATCAAAAGGTGTCATTAATGGTGTAACGGAAACAGAGTTTAGACCCGAACAGACTATTACACGTGCAGATTTCGCACTTTTATTAGTTAGAGCTTTAGGTCTATCCGCAGCAGAAGGAAATAGCTTTGCTGATGTGTCACCTAACGATTATTTTTATGAGGGACTTATGACTGCTCAGAAATTAGGGGTCGTTACGGGCCAAACCGACGGTCTTTACCACCCTCATGATTCCATCTCCAGACAAGAGATGTTTGTTATGGCAGCTAGGGCATTGAAGGCTGCAGAGGTATGGAAATCGAATACGACCTCTTCCTCTGCATTAGACGGCTACACTGACCATAATCAAATTTCTAATTATGCGGCAAATGATATTGCGGCGCTGGTATCAGCAGGTCTCATTAAAGGAGACTCTCAGCAGCAGCTTACACCAACTGCCCATTCCACACGTGCCGAAGCAGCCATGCTGATTTACAGAATTATGATGCAACAATAA